From Ictidomys tridecemlineatus isolate mIctTri1 chromosome 2, mIctTri1.hap1, whole genome shotgun sequence, the proteins below share one genomic window:
- the LOC144369587 gene encoding olfactory receptor 7E24-like: MQLSKDPNLQPILFGLFLSMYLVTVLGNLLIILAVSSDSHLHTPMYFFLSNLSLADIGFISTTVPKMIVNIQTHNRVISYVGCLTQMSIFGIFACMDYMLLSVMAYDRFVAICYPLNYLVIMNPHLCGFLILVSFLLSLLESQLHNSMILKITNFKSVEISSFFCDPSQLLNLSCSDTFSNNIVKYFLGAFYGLFPISGILFSYYKIISSILRIPSSGGKYKAFSTCGSHLAVVGLFIGTGFGVYLGSAASHSPRKGTMASVMYTVVTPMLNPFIYSLRNKDIKGALRRLPSRMA; the protein is encoded by the coding sequence ATGCAACTCTCAAAGGATCCAAACCTGCAGCCCATCCTCTTTGGActgttcctgtccatgtacctggtcacggtgcttgggaacctgctcatcatcctggctgtcagctctgactcccacctccacacccccatgtacttcttcctctccaacctgtccttggcTGACATTGGTTTCATCTCCACCACGGTCCCAAAGATGATTGTGAACATCCAAACTCACAACAGAGTCATCTCCTATGTGGGCTGTCTGACACAGATGTCTATTTTTGGCATTTTTGCATGTATGGATTATATGCTTCTGAGTGTGATGGCCTATGATCGCTTTGTAGCCATCTGTTACCCCCTGAATTACCTGGTCATTATGAACCCTCACCTATGTGGCTTCTTAATTTTGGTATCCTTTTTATTAAGCCTTTTGGAATCACAGTTGCACAATTCAATGATCTTAAAAATAACCAACTTCAAGAGTGTGGAAATTTCCAGTTTCTTTTGTGACCCTTCTCAACTTCTGAATCTCTCCTGTTCTGACACCTTCTCTAATAACATTGTCAAATATTTTCTGGGAGCATTTTATGGCCTTTTCCCCATCTCAGGGATCCTTTTCTcttactataaaattatttcctcCATTCTGAGGATTCCATCCTCAGGTGGGaagtacaaagccttctccacctgtgggtctcacctgGCAGTTGTTGGCTTATTTATAGGGACAGGCTTTGGAGTGTACCTTGGGTCAGCTGCATCACATTCTCCCAGGAAGGGTACAATGGCCTCCgtgatgtacactgtggtcacccccatgctgaaccccttcatctacagcctgaggaacaaggacATTAAAGGTGCCCTGAGGAGGCTGCCCAGCAGGATGGCCTAA
- the LOC144369582 gene encoding olfactory receptor 7E178-like, with product MGLSEDPDLQPVLFGLFLCMYLVTVLGNLLIILAISSDSHLHSPMYFFLSNLSWSDICSISTTVPKMLMNIQTHRRAISYVGCLTQMSTFTIFVCMDYMILTVMAYDRFVAICHPLHYLVMMNPRLCGFLILVSFLFSLLDSQIVILMILKITNFKSVEISSFFCDPSQLLNLSCSDTFSNNIVQYILGAFYGLFPISGIFFSYYKIVSSILRIPSSGGRYKAFSTCGSHLAVVGLFLGTGFGVYLESAASHSPRKGAVASVVYTVVTPMLNPFIYSLRNRRIKGALRRLHSRTV from the coding sequence ATGGGACTCTCAGAAGATCCAGACCTGCAGCCAGTCCTCTTTGGACTGTTCCTGTGCATGTACTTGGTCACAGTGCTTGGGAACCTACTCATCATCCTGGCCATCAGCTCTGACTCCCACCTGCActcccccatgtacttcttcctctccaacctatCCTGGTCTGATATCTGTTCAATCTCCACCACGGTCCCAAAGATGCTCATGAACATTCAGACTCACAGAAGAGCCATCTCCTATGTGGGCTGCCTGACACAGATGTCTACTTTTACCATTTTTGTCTGTATGGATTACATGATTCTgactgtgatggcctatgaccggttTGTAGCCATCTGTCACCCCCTGCACTATTTGGTCATGATGAACCCTCGTCTCTGTGGCTTCTTAATTTTGGTGTCATTTTTGTTCAGCCTTTTGGACTCCCAGATAGTTATTTTGATGATCTTAAAAATTACTAACTTCAAGAGTGTGGAAATTTCCAGTTTCTTCTGTGACCCTTCTCAACTTCTGAATCTCTCCTGTTCTGACACCTTCTCTAATAACATTGTCCAGTATATTCTGGGAGCATTTTATGGCCTTTTCCCCATCTCAGGGATCTTTTTCTCTTACTATAAAATTGTTTCCTCCATTCTGAGGATCCCATCCTCAGGGGGGAggtacaaagccttctccacctgtgggtctcacctgGCAGTTGTTGGCTTATTTTTAGGGACAGGCTTTGGCGTGTACCTTGAGTCAGCTGCATCACATTCTCCCAGGAAGGGTGCAGTGGCCTCCGTAGTGTacactgtggtcacccccatgctgaaccccttcatctacagcctgaggaacaggaGAATTAAAGGTGCCCTGAGGAGGCTGCACAGCAGGACGGTCTAA
- the LOC144370775 gene encoding olfactory receptor 7E178-like yields MYFFLSNLSLDDIGFISTMVPKMLVNIQTYSRAISYMGCLTQMSLFAISVPIDVFHFSHPFHPFLFFKRCPSNKEPQNLTRVSEFQLLSLTEEPDLQPILFGLFLSMYLVTILGNLLIILAVSSDPHLHTPMYFFLSNLSLADIGFISTTVPKMLVNLLTHNRTISYVGCLTQMSVFIIFGCMDDLLLTVMAYDRFVAICHPLNYSVIMNPRLCGFLVLLSILISLFDSQLQNLSVLNFSYFKDVEISNFFCEPSQLLNLTCPESSSSSMVKCFVFAIFGFVPISGIFFSYYKIIFSILRISSSSGKYKAFSTCGSHLAVVCVFYGTSLGVYLGSAVSYSPRKGAVASVMYTVVTPMLNPFIYSLRNKDLKCSLRRLCRSLV; encoded by the exons atgtacttcttcctctccaacctgtcttTGGATGACATTGGTTTCATCTCCACCATGGTCCCAaagatgctggtgaacatccaAACTTACAGCAGAGCCATCTCCTACATGGGCTGCCTGACACAGATGTCCCTTTTTGCCATTTCT GTGCCCATTGATGTATTTCATTTCTCCCATCCTTTccatcctttcttatttttcaaaaggtGTCCTAGCAATAAAGAGCCACAAAATCTAACACGTGTCTCAGAATTCCAACTCCTGAGCCTCACAGAGGAACCAGACCTGCAGCCCATCCTCTTTGGACTGTTCCTTtccatgtacctggtcaccatcctggggaacctgctcatcatcctggctgtcagctctgacccccacctccacacccccatgtacttcttcctctccaacctgtccttggcTGACATTGGTTTCATCTCCACCACGGTCCCAAAGATGCTTGTGAACCTCCTAACTCACAACAGAACCATCTCCTATGTGGGCTGCCTGACACAGATGtctgtttttatcatttttggaTGCATGGATGATCTGCTTCTgactgtgatggcctatgaccgctttgTGGCCATCTGCCACCCTTTGAACTACTCAGTCATTATGAACCCTCGCCTCTGTGGCTTCCTGGTTTTGCTATCTATTTTAATTAGCCTTTTTGACTCCCAGCTGCAAAACTTGAGTGTCTTAAACTTTTCCTACTTCAAGGATGTAGAAATTTCCAATTTCTTCTGTGAACCTTCTCAACTCCTTAATCTTACCTGTCCTGAGTCTTCCTCCAGTTCCATGGTCAAATGCTTTGTTTTTGCCATATTTGGTTTTGTTCCCATCTCAGGgatctttttctcttattataaaattattttctctattctgAGGATCTCATCCTCCAGTGGGaagtacaaagccttctccacctgtgggtctcacctgGCTGTTGTCTGTGTATTTTATGGGACTTCCCTTGGCGTGTACCTTGGCTCAGCAGTATCATATTCTCCCAGAAAGGGTGCAGTGGCCTCAGTGATGTACACAGTGGTCAcacccatgctgaaccccttcatctacagctTACGGAATAAGGACTTAAAATGCTCCCTGAGGAGGCTGTGCCGTAGCTTGGTGTGA